Proteins encoded together in one Tripterygium wilfordii isolate XIE 37 chromosome 14, ASM1340144v1, whole genome shotgun sequence window:
- the LOC120015724 gene encoding transcription factor SCREAM2-like, whose translation MKGKERSKSLTMVSREHKKAAAALHEKLRQLRSITNSHAHRKTSIIIDASKYIEDLKQRVEKFNQDIEASAQTCHDQNPLPMVAVETLEKGYLIKVYSDRSCPGLLVSILEAFEELSLNVLEARVSCKDSFQLAALGGKNEEVGESVDSEVVKQAMVQAIKCWSESIN comes from the exons ATGAAAGGGAAAGAGAGAagtaaaagtctaacaatggTTTCTAGGGAGCACAAGAAAGCAGCAGCAGCACTGCATGAGAAGCTGCGACAACTTCGTTCCATTACTAATTCTCATGCT CATAGAAAAACTTCAATAATTATAGATGCATCAAAGTACATTGAAGACCTTAAACAAAGGGTAGAAAAATTCAATCAAGATATAGAGGCTTCAGCACAAACTTGCCATGACCAGAACCCTTTGCCTATG GTTGCAGTAGAAACCCTAGAAAAGGGTTATCTAATTAAAGTATATTCAGATAGAAGTTGCCCTGGATTGCTTGTGTCTATATTGGAAGCATTTGAAGAACTCTCTCTAAATGTGCTTGAAGCTAGGGTTTCTTGCAAAGACAGTTTTCAATTAGCAGCTCTTGgaggaaaa AATGAAGAAGTTGGTGAGAGCGTTGATTCTGAAGTTGTAAAACAAGCCATGGTGCAGGCTATTAAGTGCTGGAGTGAAAGTATCAATTGa